Proteins from a genomic interval of Massilia sp. KIM:
- the fliJ gene encoding flagellar export protein FliJ, whose protein sequence is MAQASALATLIDLAQRESDAAAKRLGAALKAVEEAEQKLEMLVGYRDEYARKLDAAQVAGITPLSYHNFVAFIGKLDNALNGQREVIKHAQYKANVEKAAWQDSERKRLSYRTLSERAAAEALKVENKRDQKLMDDHAARGAFYKR, encoded by the coding sequence ATGGCCCAAGCATCCGCCCTCGCAACCCTGATCGACCTGGCCCAGCGCGAATCCGACGCTGCCGCCAAGCGCCTCGGCGCGGCCCTCAAGGCCGTGGAAGAGGCCGAGCAGAAGCTGGAGATGCTGGTGGGCTACCGCGACGAATACGCGCGCAAGCTCGACGCCGCCCAGGTGGCCGGGATCACGCCTCTCTCGTACCACAACTTTGTTGCCTTCATCGGCAAGCTGGACAACGCGCTCAACGGCCAGCGCGAAGTCATCAAGCACGCGCAGTACAAGGCCAACGTGGAAAAAGCGGCATGGCAGGATAGCGAACGCAAGCGCCTGTCCTACCGCACCCTGAGCGAACGCGCGGCAGCCGAGGCCCTGAAAGTCGAGAACAAGCGCGACCAGAAACTGATGGACGACCACGCGGCCCGTGGCGCCTTCTACAAACGCTGA